The following DNA comes from Solirubrobacterales bacterium.
CGACCACCGGCACGGTGACCGGCCCCAGCTTCACCTCGAGCGCCGAGCGGCGTAGCTGGTCGAAGCTCCGGCCCCCTGGAACCTCGTGAATGACGTCGATACCCCCGGCTCGCGTGGCGAACTGCCAGATCGTTGCCGTGGGTAACATCGTTCCACTGATCTCATCAAGTTCATGTCCGGGATTGAGCACCCTTGCCCCGAGCGCATTGAGTGCGTCGGCCAGGCGAGTCAGGTTGGCCGGATCGGGGGCGGGGATCAGGTCGGCGTCATTGGTCATGCGGACGTGACCGTGGGTTTGAACGGCGATACCGCCGATCAGCACGTACTCGACTCCCTTTCCGGAGAGGGTCCGGAAAATGGCCGAGGCATCGAGGATCTCCCCTTCGGCGTAGGTCATTCTCCTCTTGCCTTGCGCCCTGCGGCGGCGAATTCACCTGCCATTCGGTTCCAGGAGATCGCCAGGGCGAGACGCTGCTCGGGGGTCAGGCGTTCCATTGATCGACGATGGAGCGTGTCGTAGCGCCGGGCCGGCGGACGGGTGGTGAGGGTCAGGTCCTCGCCCATGACCCGGAGCAGCGAGGTGAGTGTCGCGACCGTGGGTGACACCTCGCCGCTCTCGAGACGGCTGATTGCTGACTGCCGGGTGCCGGCACGCAGCGCCAGCTGATTCTGGCTCAGACCGCGTTTTCGTCTTGCTTCCTTGATCAACTTGCCAGGATTCACTACCTGAATTATAACGGATATGTGATTTCAGTTCGAGCGAGAACATCGCCGAAGTGTCATCCCGGGGGGCATTGTCGCGCTGCGTTGAAGGACCGCGCTTCAGCAGATGACGCGATCGTTGCTGCCCCAGACCTGGCGTCCTATCCGGATAGCGATGCCGCCCAGCTCTGGAACCGGGTCATGTCGGTCAGGGCGGGGCCGTGGCCGGGGAGGAGGATCGAGGGTTCAAGGGCGGCGAGCTTGCGGATCGAGCGGCGGTTCTCGGCCGGGTCGTAGGTGAAGGCGTCCGGCGGCTCCATCAGTTTGGTGCGGCCGGTGGCGTAGCTCATGTTGCGGATCACGTCACCGCAGATCACGGCCCGATCGGACTCACGAAAGTAGATCACGTGACCCGGGGCGTGGCCGGGGGTGTGGTGGACGGTGAAATCACCGACCCTGTCGCCGTCCTCCAGAACCCGTGAGACCGGGTGGGGCGGGCCCTGCCAGGAGGCCTGGAGTTTCGCCATCAGCGGGGGCACATCCATGTCCCCTGAAATCGGCCGCTTGCCCTCCATCGCCTCGACGTCGTCGGCGTGACAGGCCAGCGGGATGTCGCGACCCCGGCAGATCTCGCGGGCCATGCCCTGATGGTCCGGATGGACGTGGGTCAGGGCCAGCAGCGAGAGCGGTCGTCCCTTGAGCTGACGTCCCAGGCGTCGCCGGTCCCAGGTGGTCCCGGCGTCAAACAGGATCTCCCCGGCCAGGTACACGTTGATCATCGGCAGCGGGAACTGGCTGAGCCGGAAGATGCCGGGGGCGACCTCTTTCACGCTCCGTCTCCGGTCGATTCAGAAGGCGCCGGAGCCGGGATGCTCCGGTGATCCCGGCTGACCCGAGTTGTCGGCGAGGGTTTCCAGTCGTTCGATCTCGCGCTCGCCATAGATCCGGGCAGGGTCGTCCTCGGCCAGCGGGGCGATCAACCTGGCCAGCCGGTTGCGGACCTGGAGCGCAAAGTGGGGGGTGACCGCACAGGTCAACTCCCGGATCGCCTCGGTCGTGACCGGTTCGCTCGAGTCGAGGACCCCGATGTGTTCCGTTTCGCTCATCGTCTCGTCGCCGTTCGCTTTCTGGTCTCTGGTTCGGACTGTCTACTGGCTGCTGCCGGTGGTTTCGACCGGGGTCAGCTCGGCAGCGTCATCGACCTTCGCCTGCTGATCGACGTTGATCAACGACGTGTCTCCGATTATCCACACATGGTTGTACAGGGCGCGGGTCGGGTCGGTGTCGTAGCCCGGTTTCACGTCCAGCAGATACTCGTGAACGGAGGCCGGCAGCTCGGAGGCAGAATCGGTCAGGAGCATCGCCGGCCAGGTGCCGCCGGTTGAGAGCGCGGTCGCCGCGATCGCATCCATCGGCCGGTCGGAGCGGGCCAGGGAGTAGCCGTGGCCGGGATCGTTCAGGTTCCAGCCGAAGCTGCCGGAGTAGAACTTGACCAGCTCGACCGCGACGCTGACCGGATCCTTGCCGTCCACCCGTTCGACCGCCTTTGTCGCTTCACCGAGCTGTTTGTACGCCTTGGCGGAGACCGCGTCGGTCGACCCGATCACGAACACCGGGACCTTCTTGTTGGCCTTCTCCTTGAGGTGGTCGAGCGTGGCGCCGGGCACTTCGTCCTTTCCGGTGAACAGGGCCACGTCCCCGGAGCGAGCCAGCCACGCGGCGACCGGGCCGGCGAAACCGGGCTCCTCGTCGCTCAGGATCACAAAGGCCCCGGGCGGACCTCCGCTCAGCTTCGCTTTCAGTTTGGCCGCTTCGACCGCAAGATCTGCCGGATCGTCCCCGGTCACCCGTTTCGTCCGGTACCCGCCGGGAGAG
Coding sequences within:
- a CDS encoding nucleotidyltransferase produces the protein MTYAEGEILDASAIFRTLSGKGVEYVLIGGIAVQTHGHVRMTNDADLIPAPDPANLTRLADALNALGARVLNPGHELDEISGTMLPTATIWQFATRAGGIDVIHEVPGGRSFDQLRRSALEVKLGPVTVPVVGLDDLIRMKEARGRPVDLEDIAALTDRGDVTSDQD
- a CDS encoding helix-turn-helix domain-containing protein — protein: MNPGKLIKEARRKRGLSQNQLALRAGTRQSAISRLESGEVSPTVATLTSLLRVMGEDLTLTTRPPARRYDTLHRRSMERLTPEQRLALAISWNRMAGEFAAAGRKARGE
- a CDS encoding MBL fold metallo-hydrolase translates to MKEVAPGIFRLSQFPLPMINVYLAGEILFDAGTTWDRRRLGRQLKGRPLSLLALTHVHPDHQGMAREICRGRDIPLACHADDVEAMEGKRPISGDMDVPPLMAKLQASWQGPPHPVSRVLEDGDRVGDFTVHHTPGHAPGHVIYFRESDRAVICGDVIRNMSYATGRTKLMEPPDAFTYDPAENRRSIRKLAALEPSILLPGHGPALTDMTRFQSWAASLSG